Part of the Archocentrus centrarchus isolate MPI-CPG fArcCen1 chromosome 4, fArcCen1, whole genome shotgun sequence genome is shown below.
CTATGGCTGCCAATAAATACTAACTTTTGCTTCAAACTTTACTTGTGAATACAGTCAAATTCTACAACAGAATGCTTTTTAACATATATGACAGTTTGCGCTTACAAAAATGAGTAATGATAGGTATTTTCCCCCTGTATTTTTGAAGACTTAATAGTGAACTGTAGGAAGTTTGAGAGGAGTATAGAATTAGGGGGTAGTGATTTATAAATACTGGTGCATTAAAGGTGTCATACTGAAAAAGCCTACATGAGTGTAGTCAATTAATGCTTGTGGATAAGATTGTATACTTACTTTCTCCTTTACCCTCTACATTGTCAAGTTGTTCCACCTGTGCAGATCCAGCACTGCCATCAGCACTCACAGATGGATGTACCTGGTTGGCTGTGTTGTACATTCTTCTTAAAGGCATAGCTCTGAAATGTTAGAATATTGTATTGGAAACATTCAATGGTTTACTGGTAACTTTGGAATATTTAATGGCTATCGTTAATAATGAGCCAGTAATATAGTTaagcaaatacaaagtgcagaatttaactttttttttttttttttaaataaggataCAGGAAATACACCTGACTATAAACCAATAACCCTCTGGgtctacacatatacacaatggTCCAATATCAAGTATTTTTTGACAAACctcaaaacatcaaatatcaGGATCAAAATAAACCACACAGTGATTCAGACTGACACAAACTAGTTCCTTcgttgtatgtatgtatatatatatatatatatatataataaaaatgtgccaACCCCGAAACATCACAGCATGTtatcaaaaaaagacaaaaatgtgcataattTTCTGTAATATTAAGAATTCATGTTCTTACCTTGCAACCTTACAACAGTAGAAAGTATGGCGATTTTATTCCAAAGACACTCTTGTAATCCAGTGGTTTTTGCCAGCTTGGAACTGTGAGGTACGCCAAAAAAGGAGGCAAAGTGTGGCTGTTGGCGCcaacttcttctttctctctcctccagagataaaagaaaatgtgcatattCCCACCAGACCGCAgtctgccacctactggcagccgGTTCTTTCCAGCAGAGCTTAGTTTGGAGGGGGAAGATTTAAAGTGATGCACAGGCACTCCTACGGCTGTAACGAAAACAGGGTACATTGTCCCACTTAACTGAATCTAAATTGACAATAAATccaaataaatttgctttttgcacttaaagaatgaagttatttattattttttatttacttttcttactgcTGTGGAAGCAGAGTGAATGGGGGACCATTAACTGACGGACCAGACAGCTGCTTTACTATCTGGCGCCAGTATGTGATTCATACTCGACTTGCAGTCCATTCAACATGAACACCGCTGAAAAATTAttaaacataacacaaaggGGAAATAAGAAGAAGCTTGTACTTATAAAATGGCTTCAAAGACTGAAATTACTctcaaaaaagaagagatgctctctgtgtgaaagaaaaatgaaaatgagaaaaggtgGCAACACAAGAGATGGATATCGCTGGTAAGTTCTTGATTTCCTATAAATTTCTTAAATTTGACCTATGTCTTCCATATGCCTGAATTACACATTTCTAGGTTAGTTATTTGCATTTGGAGAGTACTTTGAAAGTACTTTAGTAAGACATTTTGTAAAATACCATCAGCTAATCAGCACagtcacaaaaatttaaaatattattattgttgtttattgatatttaatgtattaattcaTGTATTCATTATGTTTTACCAAATGGCATATTTTGTTCAAAGGGTGTGTCGAAGACATAATAGATTCATGTCCAAATCCATAAGAGATGGGTCTATTTTCTCAGGCTCTCGCTCCTCCTTGACTTCTTGGATGATGTTCATGCATAGGTTtgttacacagacatacatataGTCATGATAAACAGTAAGTACATATGTACTGCATGTAGTAAACTATTGTGACTCATAgcataatattaaaaacaaactgttgtaaaattaggtaaatgcaaccttgaatgagcagcaacaacatttcattatttatttaataaaagctacgcaaaaatgaagaagcagTATATGAAAATTAAGTActaactaagtacaccccatgattaagtagtgtgtagaaccacctttagtaaTATCCCTTCTATTCtaccacattattattttataataatttcataCATGTGACATAACAGTAACACCTTTTACATGATTAAGAAGTCAGTAATAAACTGTGTTAATATCACATTAACATTATTCATATAGGTTTACTACATTGCTGCAGGTTTGCACAAGGGCTAAGACTGAGGCAAGTGGACTTAATTGAAGAGGGAGTCTGTGGAAGCAGCCGCACTTTGTCCAAGATGTCCAAGACACtaaggagggtgtgtgtgcaaGCAGTTAAGCACCtgaagaggagggggaaaaTGAGAATAGGTGGAAGACatggttttgttgtcattgATGAGAGCAAGTTTTGTCACAAGAGAAAGGTAAagatatgaatttatttaagaTATTAATTGGTGAATAATGGTGATAGGTACATCTGTATCTATGAAATTGTTGTTCAGACAACTGCAAATAAATCATGCCTTAACACTGTCCTCTTTCCAAAAACTTCTAATTTTTCAGTATGCACGCGGGCGATTTGGTGCTACTTGGCGCAGGAGAGGCTGGGTTTTTGGATTGTTGGAAGTCAATCAACGGAGAAGGAGGCCTGTGTTGAAATTTGTTCGCAGACAAAATTCTGAAAGACTACTTCCTATTATACAGCGATATGTTAGACCTGCAAGTACAATTTTGAGTGACTCTTGGCGTTCCTACTGCAGACTGAGGCAACATGGGTATATACACTACCAAGTCAATCACCAGAGGTTTTTTGTTCACCCTGCTACAGGAGCACATACCCAGCATATAGAAAGGTCCTGGAGAACCTTTAAGCAAGAGGTGTACCGTTTCAGAGGCAACATGACTGAGAAGTCACTGAGAGAGATCCTACATTTTATTGAGTGGAACTACTGGCTGGGTAGACAACACAGAAATGGACCCCTTGGTCGCCTTTTCAAGGATATAAGAGCCATACATCCAGTACAATAACATCACCCCTGTGGCTGGAGCCTTTTTgcatggagtttgtatgttatctccagatctgtgtgggctctctctggctactctggcttcctcccacagtcatgcatggggttagataaattggtgattctaaattagctcTAGGTCTGACTGTGTAAATTGACCCTAGTTGTAAATGTGAATAGTTCGTCTCGGCATTAGCCcgatgacagactggtgacctgtccaatgTGTAGCCCATCTCCCGcaaatgacagctgagacagGGTCCAGCTCCCCTGGAAAAAATGCATAGATGgatggcattttgtttttgtgtattggacatttaaaatatgtattccatTGTCATCCAGATATAAAAtgtggtgtgacagaggatctTCTACACTCCTATGCAAtttcaaaaactattttaaatagaCCTCTTAGCTATGCTTAATATTGTGATCCTCAAACAAATACAATGCAGTTATTTTCCAGCGAGCTTTTAATGAGtgttttatgcatgtttatttttttaaatctaatactTAATGTTTTTCAAACAGGTAGTTTAGCATTTTCCATGTGTTTCCAGTTCATCATCAGAACTcttgacttttgttttattcagtgattaaCTTGGCAATAAATACAGTCAGTTTACAAGCCTGATTCttgcttattacacagaacctaccaccattatttccagataatgctcacacttgttgcagtttacttaaataggttattgcatagaaacagtcggttttgcattttgcagccctgattcctgcttattacaaagaaattaccataaatatttccatttaataagccaaagcattaagcataatatttaggctattaagcaaagcagaatgctgagaacctaaggtataattaattcaagccttataacatggtaataccatcctattatgttaaaacattagCCAATATTACTTCATAATTTTGCGTTTATTACAATtggtggtagacccaggacacgctggagagattgtgtatctcggctggcctgggaacgccttggggtccctccggatgggctggaggaggtggctggggagagggaagcttgggcttctctgcttaggcttctgcccccgcgacccggccccggataagcggaagaaaatggatggatggatggacaatttattaaaaattatgaaaagttaaatgcataaacattacttccttattgctatctccatacaatatttttaccacatttttaagctactattactaaagggtttagcctcatgggcatatctctgtttccacagcattaccatcagttttgggggccttacgatccatttacataaatttcagtggaatattACTCAATTGTAACCGCTGTTCTTACCAGCAGTATTACttgatattagctggtaattaccttgataattggatggcaataaccgttaaatttcctcattattaccttctgtttccagcttttCCGCTGTTGTTACTAGTGGTATTACTtggatattagctggtaattaccttggTAATTGGATGATAATGTCCTGTAtattaccccattattaccttttgtttccagcttgttaCCCCATTGTTACCCccttattaccacattattaccgagctgtaatagaaagtgctacCAAGATTTCTTGCCAAGACGCATTGTTACAAAGAAATGATGGACCAAACACTCATTTCCTTCCTTTTTGAGCTAAGTTTATAAATGATTTTGCAAAATGAATACTTTCACTTTAGGTCCAAATAGTGTGATTTCCTGTGCACTGCAATGATAAAAGGAAACAGTGGCTTCATTATCCAGTGCACTAAAGCCTTCAGAGTTCGTGTACGCGCACTGTGCGCAGGGTGTGAAACAGCTGCACCTGTGCGCGTGGCTGAGTGCACCGCCCTTCAAAACACACGCTGGACGCGGAAGAAGGAAGTTGTGCACCTGTCGCCGGGCCTTTCTGTGACTTGCTACACGTACTCGATAATCGGAGGTAAGAAACCTGTATGACCGCTTTCTAAGAATAACGCGAGCTCAACAAGTCGAAGGAGTTCTTAAAGCCTCGCAGACCGTCGCTGGGAAGGTGCTGACGGAACAAACCCGGACACATCAGCGCTTCTGTGAAGCCTCATGATGGCAGACGCAGAGGATGAAGGAGTTAAAGGAAGCGaggcgcagcagcagcagctggaggaggttcagctcagctcctctccgGCCGGTCCGGAGGCCTCTCAGCCAGCTGCTGACCGCCCAGGGGACGCGCAGGAGCGGCCGGCGGAGAGCGTGGCGCCCCCCTCCCAGCGCGGTGCCCTGTCTGTGGAGCCCACCCTGCACCAGTTTAAAATGAGGAAGTTCTTCGTGCTGAGGGTAAAGTTATTACCGTTTCCTCCTGGCACCAAGTGCTgcaggtgttgtgccaaaaagtgatcgtctgccagaaagtgatttttgatgtttctatgtgcttttatgtgtaatgtatttgctcatattggtgaatagagtgtagtcagtaggatttatgaagggctaaaatgaagaaatgacctgttattgAAGTATGTTTATgcctctgcattattgcacgtacattataatagatccagtcctttttggtcactgaaaatatctttatagagtgtaatgttatatttgttctgatttctgctgccctcttggctaCATATCTCCTttaaaaatctggccaatcgcagtttttaccctgataaataaagaatatataaaagtctctgccaaaaactgattgcagcttctaccttgtgacagaaatgttgtttcttactcaaaatgacttgatatcattcacaaGAGAtttgtttgacatatttttcacagattataggtcagcaagtcatttacaacagtttaaatatgggcaatcattttctggcaatcactttttggcagacgatcactttttggcacaacaccggtatCATGTACTTGATTTATGGAAGTGCAGAAACTCCTGGGTTAGACTTCTGCTCAGACTTAGCCCTCTTATATAGACctacacttcttctccatttcATCTTAATACATATATACCTCTGTATACCACCTCTAGGAGCTACTGTATCTCATTCAGAGtattcatgtatttcagagctgAAAGCAGCAACAAACACTCTCATGTATAATGATACAGGATGTACAGTAAACAGCGATGTGcgttttcttgtgtgtgtgtttcagcagaACCATGTAAATGAGCAAAGACCATAAAGGTTAGTTCATGTTAGAAAAACTAGCGTGCAGACTTTATGTCAGTCAGACATCGACAGCAACGAGCGGCACGTTCTGAGCATCAGTGAGGTTTGCTGGACTGGATTGTGATGGGGAATCAGTCACACGCCGTGTTGCCAGCGCAGCACCAGCCTCAGCTTACAGAATGACTGTCGAGCCCTCGCTATGAACTCCTAATCTTTCCACACTCTCCAACTTGGCattgaaataataaaacacgAAGTGCGAGAATGGAAGCACGTTGAAATGCTCACGGCTGACGGTGCGTTTCCCTCGTGTGCTCAAAAACCTGACTTACTCACACTTCTCCACGCTCAGCTCATTTTCACATGCTCAGGCTTCATGcttgtgtttattgtgattttgttTGACACACAGACACGCTGACATTTTACTGGTCCCAGCTGCACATCTGCCTCAAAGATTACCCCTTAAGCTTTCTGTGCACACGTTGTGATTGTCACAATGGAAAATTAGAAAGTGACACCCGTGCATTTCTGTCTCCGCAGCCTGGCACTCTGAATCAGGCCATCAAAGACGTTGAAGCTCTGGTGAATGAGGAGGTAGATGGCAGCGTTCGCAGCGTTTGGCTGATGGCAGAGTGAGTTCATGAGATCATGTTCTGTTACACAGCTTCATGTTTGTGTCAGTGAAAACCTTTTATCATTTCTGGCAACATTTTACCTgaacacccccacccacccgtcttcagcatttagaaacggtattaaacatttaataaaagGTTAGTAATTCACTATAAAGTGGGTGGTATGTGTGTATCTAAAGACATTTCAAGTGTTTTtgaatgtatttgttttgtcataACCAGGCTGAACAAAGGAGGTGAGTCTGCATGAGTTATGAATAAAGATTAGTTTATTTTACTGAAGTAAAAAGGGAGATGAGCCCACAGTAGAAACAAAG
Proteins encoded:
- the LOC115779405 gene encoding uncharacterized protein LOC115779405, giving the protein MNTAEKLLNITQRGNKKKLVLIKWLQRLKLLSKKKRCSLCERKMKMRKGGNTRDGYRWVCRRHNRFMSKSIRDGSIFSGSRSSLTSWMMFMHRFAQGLRLRQVDLIEEGVCGSSRTLSKMSKTLRRVCVQAVKHLKRRGKMRIGGRHGFVVIDESKFCHKRKYARGRFGATWRRRGWVFGLLEVNQRRRRPVLKFVRRQNSERLLPIIQRYVRPASTILSDSWRSYCRLRQHGYIHYQVNHQRFFVHPATGAHTQHIERSWRTFKQEVYRFRGNMTEKSLREILHFIEWNYWLGRQHRNGPLGRLFKDIRAIHPVQ